A single Streptomyces sp. Edi2 DNA region contains:
- the crgA gene encoding cell division protein CrgA, whose amino-acid sequence MPKSRIRKKKDDFTPPPAKTTNLKMNSGRGWVAPLMLAMFLIGLVWIVMFYVSEGDLPIAAMGNWNIVCGFGFIAVGFGVSTQWK is encoded by the coding sequence GTGCCGAAGTCACGGATCCGCAAGAAGAAGGACGATTTCACGCCGCCGCCGGCGAAGACCACCAACCTGAAGATGAACTCAGGGCGCGGTTGGGTGGCGCCACTGATGCTGGCGATGTTCCTCATCGGGCTGGTGTGGATCGTGATGTTCTACGTGTCCGAGGGCGATCTGCCGATCGCCGCCATGGGCAACTGGAACATCGTGTGCGGCTTCGGTTTCATCGCGGTGGGCTTCGGCGTATCCACGCAGTGGAAGTAG
- a CDS encoding rhomboid family intramembrane serine protease produces MTQVPGSPHTPQDAQGDGGLPGCSRHPDRPTGVRCTRCDQPICPECMVSASVGFQCPACVRGGSGTGHPPGATAPRTLSGSTIAADPRLITKILLGLNVAVFLAVYANGSLVGSLDLVGLAADPGQFQLVGVAEGQWYRLLTAMFLHQQIAHIAFNMLSLWWLGPPLEAALGRLRFTALYLLAGLGGSALSYLLAAQNQPSLGASGAIFGLLGATAVLLRRLNYDMKPVLILLGLNLVFTFLWPNIAWQAHVGGLVVGAAVAFGMVHAPRNRRTLVHTATCVAALLVIVAVVWVRTLQLLG; encoded by the coding sequence ATGACCCAGGTGCCAGGCAGCCCGCACACGCCGCAGGACGCGCAGGGCGACGGCGGCCTGCCCGGCTGCTCCCGCCACCCCGACCGCCCGACCGGCGTCCGCTGCACCCGCTGTGACCAGCCGATATGCCCGGAGTGCATGGTCAGTGCCTCGGTCGGCTTCCAGTGCCCGGCCTGTGTCCGCGGCGGCAGCGGCACCGGCCACCCGCCGGGCGCCACGGCTCCGCGCACCCTCTCCGGCAGCACCATCGCGGCCGATCCGCGCCTGATCACCAAGATCCTGCTGGGCCTGAACGTCGCGGTCTTCCTCGCCGTCTACGCGAACGGCTCGCTGGTCGGCAGTCTCGACCTGGTGGGGCTCGCCGCCGACCCGGGGCAGTTCCAGCTGGTCGGAGTCGCGGAGGGCCAGTGGTACCGCCTGCTGACCGCGATGTTCCTGCACCAGCAGATCGCCCACATCGCGTTCAACATGCTCTCGCTGTGGTGGCTGGGGCCCCCGCTGGAGGCGGCCCTCGGGCGGCTGCGGTTCACCGCGCTCTATCTGCTCGCCGGCCTGGGCGGCAGCGCCCTGTCGTATCTCCTCGCCGCGCAGAACCAGCCCTCGCTGGGTGCGTCCGGCGCGATCTTCGGGCTGCTCGGTGCGACCGCGGTACTGCTGCGGCGGCTGAATTACGACATGAAGCCGGTGCTGATCCTGCTCGGCCTCAACCTGGTCTTCACGTTCCTCTGGCCGAACATCGCCTGGCAGGCCCATGTCGGCGGCCTGGTGGTGGGTGCCGCGGTGGCGTTCGGGATGGTGCATGCGCCGCGGAACCGCCGGACCCTGGTGCACACCGCGACCTGTGTGGCCGCCCTGCTCGTGATCGTCGCGGTGGTGTGGGTACGGACCCTTCAGCTGCTGGGCTGA
- a CDS encoding peptidylprolyl isomerase produces the protein MAEQLYATLKTNQGDIEIRLLPNHAPKTVKNFVELAKGEREWTHPATGKKSTDRLYDGTVFHRVISGFMIQGGDPLGNGTGGPGYEFGDEFHPDLAFNKPYLLAMANAGPGTNGSQFFITVGSTAWLTGKHTIFGEVSNEAGKKVVDAIAGTQTNPSTDRPVKDVVIESVVVETR, from the coding sequence GTGGCTGAGCAGCTCTACGCCACCCTGAAGACCAACCAGGGCGACATCGAGATTCGGCTCCTGCCGAACCATGCCCCCAAAACGGTCAAGAACTTCGTCGAACTCGCCAAGGGCGAGCGGGAGTGGACCCACCCGGCGACCGGCAAGAAGTCCACGGACCGGCTGTACGACGGCACCGTCTTCCACCGGGTGATCAGCGGTTTCATGATCCAGGGCGGCGACCCGCTGGGCAACGGCACCGGTGGCCCCGGTTACGAGTTCGGGGACGAGTTCCACCCCGACCTGGCCTTCAACAAGCCGTACCTGCTGGCCATGGCCAACGCCGGTCCGGGCACCAACGGCTCGCAGTTCTTCATCACCGTCGGCTCGACGGCGTGGCTGACCGGCAAGCACACCATCTTCGGTGAGGTCAGCAACGAGGCGGGCAAGAAGGTCGTCGACGCCATCGCCGGCACCCAGACCAACCCGAGCACCGACCGTCCCGTCAAGGACGTCGTCATCGAGTCGGTGGTCGTCGAGACCCGCTGA
- a CDS encoding DUF5324 family protein: MTRKDSVRAATGTAKDSVRHAAEVVAPYAGTAKDAAVHFAHEARTRAAPKVAEAAHQARTQYDAHLHPRIEHARGTLPPKVDAAATRAACRTRKAARQAADYTAPRLENAVTHARAAAEPVRDEALARGTAALAALRGQVTAAEIAKLQKKHSRRAKCGKLAKRLTVLGILAGGAVAAWKWWDKQANPDWLVEPPAPTEVSDRERLSSVDGSEGSSLDPEIQAKQAEADEHGGGDTA; the protein is encoded by the coding sequence GTGACCCGCAAGGACAGCGTGCGCGCCGCGACCGGTACGGCCAAGGACAGCGTGCGGCACGCCGCGGAGGTGGTAGCTCCTTATGCCGGTACGGCCAAGGACGCCGCCGTGCACTTCGCTCACGAGGCCCGGACGCGAGCGGCTCCCAAGGTGGCCGAGGCCGCCCACCAGGCACGTACGCAGTACGACGCCCATCTGCACCCGCGTATCGAGCACGCCCGTGGCACCCTGCCGCCCAAGGTGGACGCGGCGGCCACCCGGGCGGCCTGCCGGACCCGCAAGGCGGCCCGCCAGGCGGCCGATTACACCGCGCCGCGGCTGGAGAACGCCGTGACCCACGCGCGTGCCGCGGCCGAACCGGTGCGCGACGAAGCCCTCGCCCGTGGCACCGCCGCGCTCGCCGCCCTCCGCGGCCAGGTGACGGCCGCCGAGATCGCCAAGCTCCAGAAGAAGCACAGCCGGCGGGCCAAGTGCGGCAAGCTCGCCAAGCGCCTGACCGTGCTGGGCATCCTGGCCGGCGGCGCGGTCGCCGCCTGGAAGTGGTGGGACAAGCAGGCCAACCCGGACTGGCTGGTCGAGCCGCCGGCCCCCACCGAGGTCAGCGACCGCGAACGGCTGAGCTCGGTCGACGGCAGCGAGGGCTCCTCGCTCGACCCGGAGATCCAGGCCAAGCAGGCCGAGGCCGACGAACACGGCGGCGGCGACACGGCCTGA
- a CDS encoding MFS transporter yields the protein MTAQHEDAGTDAATDEAARSASTVAPAPRRRGLSVFWRYWTASTVSQAGDAVTTVALPLLAVGALQASAFEVSLLPAAQYAAWIAIGLPAGVIVQRLPLRGTQVVMDLLRAAAIVSVPVAYALGVLHLAQLVVVALVIGLATVVFDVGNSTFLPTIVSKDELTARNSLSSASTSATQLGGPSLGGVLVQFCGAALSLVVDAVSYLVSALLLWSLPRAAPPEAPAERESTVALIKEGWRFVAHHTVIRPCAAAATLTNFILGGLMALTPVFLMRTLHAPASLVGLLIAAEGLGSLIGATLTTRLANRLGSARTLVCGTFAGAACALLMPLAQTGWGLLLFALGSMGFGAAAVIMSILTRTHRQTVTPIELLPRVMATVRFISWGAIPVGALVAGAAATALGNRGAVWVMCALAFLAPLALWSSPIRRMRDLT from the coding sequence ATGACGGCGCAGCACGAGGACGCCGGGACGGACGCCGCGACGGACGAGGCGGCCCGGTCCGCTTCCACCGTGGCGCCCGCCCCCCGCCGCAGGGGCCTTTCCGTCTTCTGGCGCTACTGGACCGCGTCCACGGTCAGCCAGGCCGGTGACGCGGTCACCACCGTCGCCCTGCCGCTGCTGGCCGTGGGGGCGCTGCAGGCCTCGGCGTTCGAGGTGAGCCTGCTGCCGGCCGCCCAGTACGCCGCCTGGATCGCGATCGGCCTGCCGGCCGGCGTCATCGTGCAGCGCCTCCCGCTGCGCGGCACCCAGGTGGTGATGGACCTCCTGCGGGCGGCCGCCATCGTCTCGGTGCCGGTGGCCTACGCGCTGGGCGTCCTGCACCTGGCACAGCTCGTGGTCGTCGCGCTGGTCATCGGCCTGGCGACGGTGGTCTTCGACGTCGGCAACTCGACGTTCCTCCCCACCATCGTCAGCAAGGACGAGCTGACCGCGCGTAACTCCCTCTCCTCCGCCTCCACTTCGGCGACCCAGCTCGGTGGCCCCTCGCTCGGCGGCGTGCTCGTGCAGTTCTGCGGCGCGGCCCTGAGCCTCGTCGTCGACGCCGTCAGCTACCTGGTCTCGGCCCTTCTGTTGTGGAGCCTGCCCAGGGCCGCCCCTCCGGAGGCGCCGGCGGAGCGCGAGTCGACCGTGGCGCTGATCAAGGAGGGCTGGCGTTTCGTGGCCCACCACACGGTGATCCGTCCCTGTGCGGCGGCCGCGACCCTGACCAACTTCATCCTCGGCGGCCTCATGGCGCTCACACCCGTCTTCCTCATGCGGACCCTGCACGCCCCCGCGAGCCTCGTCGGCCTGCTGATAGCCGCCGAGGGCCTGGGCAGCCTGATCGGGGCGACGCTCACCACCCGCCTCGCGAACCGGCTCGGCAGTGCCCGCACCCTGGTCTGCGGCACGTTCGCCGGGGCGGCGTGCGCCCTGCTGATGCCGCTGGCGCAGACGGGATGGGGGCTGCTCCTCTTCGCCCTGGGCAGCATGGGCTTCGGGGCCGCGGCAGTGATCATGAGCATCCTGACCCGTACCCACCGGCAGACGGTGACCCCCATCGAACTGCTGCCCCGTGTCATGGCCACCGTGCGCTTCATCTCCTGGGGAGCCATCCCGGTCGGCGCCCTGGTCGCCGGCGCGGCGGCCACCGCACTGGGCAACCGAGGCGCCGTCTGGGTGATGTGCGCGCTGGCCTTCCTGGCGCCGCTGGCCTTGTGGAGCAGCCCCATCCGGCGGATGCGCGACCTGACCTGA
- a CDS encoding diiron oxygenase, with amino-acid sequence MKSPLNQWYEKAGVRRDPRRVIGQDLESGKTLFPEAMIPYVDHPLVRALGPDERFRIVARHLYQYLHFTMHFETSVVNRATERIANGTSGLGVTTGMRLDAYKIYCDEAYHALYSLDIIDQVRGATGIDVPAYDFSPFLSQLDGIGAQVMPGEPLLTQLLQVVVFETLVTSILKDVPKDPRVVTTVRDVVRDHAEDEGRHHACFSGFFKELWTDLDPGLRERSARCLPELVLRSLAPDLAPVRDSLRLAGLDKDGVEQVVADAFAPGQVREQIRHSARHTVRLFESVGVLEMPGAEEAFASAGLV; translated from the coding sequence ATGAAGTCCCCGCTGAACCAGTGGTACGAGAAGGCAGGGGTCCGAAGAGACCCGCGGCGCGTCATCGGCCAGGACCTGGAATCGGGAAAGACGCTCTTCCCGGAGGCGATGATCCCGTACGTGGACCATCCGCTGGTGCGGGCACTGGGGCCCGACGAGCGCTTCCGCATCGTCGCCCGGCACCTCTACCAGTACCTCCACTTCACCATGCACTTCGAGACGAGCGTGGTGAACCGTGCCACCGAGCGCATCGCCAACGGCACCTCGGGCCTGGGGGTGACGACCGGGATGCGGCTGGACGCATACAAGATCTACTGCGACGAGGCGTACCACGCCCTGTACAGCCTCGACATCATCGACCAGGTGCGCGGCGCCACCGGCATCGACGTGCCCGCCTATGACTTCAGCCCCTTCCTGAGCCAACTGGACGGCATCGGCGCACAGGTCATGCCGGGCGAGCCGCTGCTGACCCAGCTGCTGCAGGTCGTCGTCTTCGAAACGCTGGTCACCTCCATCCTCAAGGACGTCCCCAAGGACCCCCGGGTCGTGACCACCGTGCGGGACGTGGTGCGCGATCACGCCGAGGACGAGGGCAGGCACCACGCCTGCTTCTCCGGGTTCTTCAAGGAGTTGTGGACCGACCTGGACCCGGGGCTGCGCGAGCGCTCCGCCCGCTGTCTGCCGGAACTGGTCCTGCGCAGCCTGGCCCCGGACCTGGCGCCGGTGCGCGACTCGCTGCGCCTCGCGGGTCTGGACAAGGACGGTGTGGAGCAGGTCGTCGCCGATGCGTTCGCGCCCGGGCAGGTCCGCGAGCAGATCCGCCACTCGGCCCGGCACACCGTCCGGCTCTTCGAATCGGTGGGCGTGCTGGAGATGCCCGGAGCCGAGGAGGCCTTCGCGTCAGCGGGCCTGGTCTGA
- a CDS encoding LysE family translocator, which produces MTNFIGYIAVAGLIVVSPGADTLVVIRNALHGGARAAVQTAAGVCTGLVAWAVASVAGLSAVLAASPALFTAIKIAGAAYLVFLGIRALLAARRPLGDVDTPTQLNWRQGAVTSLGNPKVGVFYTSFLPQFIPAGNGSLPVSLTLAGIHVALSFLCLCGYALLVLRLGNIFKRDGWRRVLETVGGGALCAIGTWLVVSAVA; this is translated from the coding sequence ATGACCAACTTCATCGGATACATCGCCGTCGCCGGGCTGATCGTGGTGTCCCCCGGCGCGGACACTCTGGTGGTCATCAGAAACGCACTGCACGGCGGCGCCAGGGCCGCCGTGCAGACCGCCGCGGGGGTGTGCACCGGGCTGGTCGCCTGGGCGGTGGCCTCGGTGGCGGGGCTCTCGGCCGTGCTGGCCGCCTCGCCCGCCCTCTTCACCGCCATCAAGATCGCCGGGGCCGCCTACCTGGTCTTCCTGGGCATCCGTGCCCTCCTCGCAGCCCGCAGACCGCTCGGCGACGTGGACACACCCACCCAGCTGAACTGGCGTCAAGGGGCGGTCACCAGCCTGGGCAACCCCAAGGTCGGCGTCTTCTACACCTCGTTCCTGCCGCAGTTCATCCCGGCCGGAAACGGTTCCCTGCCCGTCTCCCTCACCCTGGCCGGTATCCACGTCGCCCTCAGCTTCCTGTGCCTGTGCGGCTATGCCCTGTTGGTGCTGCGGCTCGGAAACATCTTCAAGCGGGACGGCTGGCGCCGCGTGCTGGAGACCGTGGGCGGCGGGGCCCTGTGCGCCATCGGCACCTGGCTGGTGGTCTCGGCCGTGGCCTAG